One genomic window of Candidatus Paceibacter sp. includes the following:
- a CDS encoding putative DNA binding domain-containing protein: MSKKKQTQEILPWTNGELETLLKGVIAHGTEMAKIDFKTEIETATNEQKADLLKDIIAITNTYDSNYEDHGFIIYGVKAKGIIGITHTESDTDKFQNHVEQLLKTYISPMPQIYVLGFETKDGKKWGAIVIPPRNNKPHMFFKDLFCADRSRSRKKGEWFVRRGSTTDPGLPEDLAIISQRQTEQLLEPLRESIRTLQSRVAKTEDQYNSALFKLVERAVSAIPDKEVRKPEGPEDLQIEVSDTIDVGESLGMDLPTRIKHKLRTPKNAIAEDLISEAKRLREYLDGADTGLPWAPQLKDPEGNKKIISSVEERTQSLQLSIAAIMLNDTKGEYTDALLRSLKILAKATEVPSGVQYNRIGEGLRYYPLMLILYTIFICGVAANRGSVLKQVLDVPIKHHRRGGATSPITDAYFFSYEAKTLINDAYAQRWCEPIAQRVRQVLSDKIAELITEFSEPEYFFRGEFVLALTNIDKGMSAGEEVDHRVPLGGLYLYMHEAHDPIMEFIAENPDWFAKLYGHPLNEILDMFDRNAHKMAGSGCIAIGMHGIKTAQAYQEMLQKRAKKP, from the coding sequence ATGAGCAAGAAGAAACAAACACAAGAGATACTGCCATGGACGAATGGCGAGCTAGAAACCCTACTAAAAGGGGTTATTGCCCATGGGACTGAGATGGCAAAAATAGATTTTAAAACAGAAATCGAAACCGCCACAAACGAACAGAAAGCTGATTTACTGAAAGACATAATTGCTATCACCAATACCTACGACAGCAACTACGAAGATCACGGATTTATTATCTATGGAGTGAAGGCAAAAGGTATTATTGGGATCACTCACACAGAGTCGGACACAGATAAATTTCAGAACCATGTAGAGCAACTTCTCAAGACATACATCTCGCCTATGCCTCAGATTTATGTCTTAGGTTTTGAAACTAAAGACGGTAAAAAGTGGGGCGCGATTGTAATTCCTCCTCGGAACAATAAGCCACACATGTTCTTCAAGGATTTATTTTGTGCAGATCGCTCGCGTTCGAGAAAAAAGGGAGAGTGGTTCGTGCGACGTGGGTCAACAACTGATCCTGGGTTACCCGAAGATCTTGCGATAATTAGTCAAAGACAAACAGAGCAACTCCTAGAACCATTACGCGAAAGCATCAGAACTCTACAGTCCCGGGTAGCAAAAACGGAGGACCAGTACAACAGCGCGTTGTTTAAGCTCGTGGAGCGAGCTGTTTCAGCTATTCCAGATAAGGAAGTGCGGAAACCGGAGGGACCGGAAGATCTGCAAATCGAGGTTAGTGACACCATAGATGTCGGTGAGTCGCTTGGCATGGATCTGCCGACACGCATCAAACACAAACTGCGCACCCCGAAAAATGCAATTGCTGAGGATCTTATCTCAGAAGCAAAACGTCTTCGGGAATATCTCGACGGAGCTGACACTGGTCTTCCGTGGGCGCCTCAACTCAAAGACCCGGAAGGAAATAAAAAAATCATATCTAGTGTTGAAGAAAGGACTCAGTCACTGCAACTTTCGATTGCAGCCATAATGCTCAATGACACTAAGGGTGAATATACGGATGCACTTTTACGCTCACTCAAGATACTGGCAAAAGCAACAGAAGTGCCGAGTGGTGTGCAATACAACAGGATTGGAGAGGGTTTGCGCTATTACCCACTCATGTTGATTCTCTACACAATTTTTATATGTGGAGTTGCGGCAAATCGGGGCAGTGTATTGAAACAGGTCTTGGACGTTCCGATAAAACATCACAGGAGGGGTGGTGCAACGTCGCCAATTACGGATGCTTACTTTTTCTCGTATGAAGCGAAAACATTGATTAATGATGCTTATGCTCAACGTTGGTGTGAGCCAATCGCACAAAGGGTACGACAGGTTCTCAGTGACAAAATAGCTGAGTTAATCACAGAATTCTCTGAACCGGAGTATTTCTTTAGGGGTGAGTTTGTACTCGCTTTGACTAACATCGACAAGGGCATGAGCGCCGGAGAGGAAGTCGACCACAGGGTTCCGTTGGGTGGCTTGTATCTCTACATGCACGAGGCGCACGATCCGATAATGGAGTTTATAGCTGAGAATCCCGACTGGTTCGCTAAGCTCTACGGCCACCCCCTAAATGAGATACTTGATATGTTTGATCGCAATGCCCACAAGATGGCAGGATCAGGATGTATCGCCATCGGTATGCATGGGATAAAGACGGCCCAGGCCTACCAAGAAATGCTTCAGAAAAGAGCTAAAAAACCATAA